A portion of the Sulfuriferula sp. AH1 genome contains these proteins:
- a CDS encoding class I SAM-dependent methyltransferase, with translation MQALLLQGLAALMLGLFLMVYERLFPVMPVSIGVAVILQGAIAAFLARWRNLAGWWWVIQFCFPLALFFALALQLPPVMFLVAFLLFFVLYWHTFRTQVPYFPSSAGVWDAVAQLLPADRAIRMADIGSGLGGLVLNLASKREDSEIIGIELAPLPWFISWVRAQFSQSRGRFIRADYADMDFSRFDVVFAYLSPAVMSAVWEKARVEMRPGSLLLSNEFAIENQAADLIIQTERMRTPLYAWYI, from the coding sequence GTGCAGGCATTGTTACTGCAAGGGCTGGCGGCGCTTATGCTCGGTCTGTTTTTGATGGTGTATGAGCGCTTGTTTCCGGTCATGCCCGTTTCGATTGGGGTCGCTGTTATCCTGCAAGGTGCCATCGCTGCGTTTCTGGCGCGCTGGCGTAATTTGGCTGGGTGGTGGTGGGTAATACAATTCTGTTTCCCTTTGGCTCTGTTTTTTGCGCTGGCGCTGCAACTCCCTCCTGTCATGTTTTTAGTCGCATTCCTGCTGTTTTTCGTATTGTATTGGCATACCTTCCGTACGCAGGTGCCTTATTTTCCTTCCAGTGCCGGAGTGTGGGACGCCGTTGCCCAATTATTGCCAGCAGACCGTGCCATTCGTATGGCCGATATTGGCAGCGGTTTGGGCGGTCTGGTATTGAATCTGGCGTCAAAGCGCGAGGATAGTGAGATAATAGGCATCGAACTGGCACCGTTACCGTGGTTTATCAGCTGGGTGCGCGCGCAATTTTCGCAGAGTCGAGGGCGATTTATACGAGCAGACTATGCAGATATGGATTTCTCCCGGTTTGATGTGGTATTTGCTTATTTGTCGCCGGCTGTGATGTCGGCGGTATGGGAGAAAGCCCGCGTGGAAATGCGCCCAGGGTCGTTATTGTTGAGCAACGAATTTGCGATAGAAAATCAGGCGGCGGA
- the flhD gene encoding flagellar transcriptional regulator FlhD, with protein MTVNDMLAEIRDANLSYLMLAQQMIRADKATAIFRLGIDAQIAELIEGLSNAQLLKLSGTNMMLARFRFDDGAILGMLTNYNKDRALAHSHAAILMAGQAVEECA; from the coding sequence ATGACTGTAAATGATATGTTGGCTGAAATCCGTGATGCTAATCTGAGCTATTTGATGCTGGCTCAGCAGATGATTCGTGCTGATAAGGCAACAGCTATTTTTCGCCTTGGTATTGATGCACAAATTGCCGAATTGATCGAAGGTCTGAGCAATGCGCAGTTGCTGAAACTGTCCGGCACGAATATGATGCTGGCGCGCTTCCGTTTCGACGATGGTGCCATATTGGGGATGCTGACCAACTATAATAAAGATCGCGCGTTAGCGCACTCACATGCGGCCATTTTAATGGCGGGCCAGGCCGTTGAGGAATGCGCTTAA
- a CDS encoding RNA-binding S4 domain-containing protein, with product MEPVQHVDFVLERDFVELNQLLKLAGIVDSGGAGKHLVAEGIVRVNGLVELRKTCKIHEGQIVTVGDIEIKVWSKSDVNK from the coding sequence ATGGAACCTGTACAACACGTGGATTTTGTACTGGAACGCGATTTTGTTGAGTTGAACCAGTTGTTGAAACTGGCAGGGATCGTGGATAGTGGCGGAGCAGGCAAGCATCTGGTAGCAGAAGGGATAGTGCGGGTGAATGGGTTGGTCGAGTTGCGCAAGACTTGTAAAATCCACGAAGGTCAAATTGTGACAGTCGGTGATATCGAGATTAAAGTTTGGTCAAAAAGTGACGTTAATAAATAA
- a CDS encoding bifunctional (p)ppGpp synthetase/guanosine-3',5'-bis(diphosphate) 3'-pyrophosphohydrolase codes for MVTTQNNAVLDNELPDMETVMPRLTAEVDAAGAALIADVAKWASTLPDADSEVGNARWQHALGTALQVAELHLDAESVAAALLHGVSLEEPLPVAEPVLALARGVAKMDAVGQLIAGNEGERRDGHSQVESLRQMLLAMVEDVRVVLIKLAERAYTLRVLTQSDDEAARHQVAREVRELFAPLANRLGVWQIKWEMEDLSYRILEPDNYKRIARLLDEKRLDRERYIADVVDILQKELAAAGIAAEVTGRPKHIVSIINKMNRKRLAFEQLYDIRAVRILVPELKDCYTALGMIHHLWQPISGEFDDYIANPKSNDYRSLHTGVIGPENKALEVQIRTFDMHRHAELGVAAHWRYKEGATKATGAEDRIAWLRQILQWKDEVADGRELAELFKNELFQDRIYVLTPQGRVIDLAAGASPVDFAYHVHSDLGHRCRGAKVDGVIVPLNTPLKNGQRVEILTVKQGAPSRDWLNPALGYLVTPRARAKVRHWFRYQHFEENVAQGRDILDREVRRLGVSDVNLDKLAVKLGEPKGDEFLAAIGRGDISARQLVDAIQTQMAPQPVLEPVKRGPRPAAKSSGHDILIEGVDNLPVTLARCCQPAPPAAIVGYATQGRGVTIHRRDCPNMLRVEGERKARLLAASWGEESERFVCEIAVEAFDRHGLLRDISDIFTKEHMPVIRVNTDTAEGMATMHFHLHFTSLQQLNRALARIKRLSNVVNAARVN; via the coding sequence ATGGTCACAACACAGAATAACGCAGTGCTCGATAACGAATTACCGGATATGGAAACCGTCATGCCGCGCTTGACGGCAGAAGTGGATGCAGCTGGTGCCGCGCTGATTGCAGATGTCGCAAAGTGGGCTAGCACATTGCCGGATGCGGATTCCGAGGTCGGTAATGCGCGCTGGCAGCATGCATTGGGGACCGCATTGCAAGTAGCGGAATTGCATCTGGATGCGGAAAGCGTGGCAGCCGCATTGCTACACGGTGTTTCGCTGGAAGAGCCTTTGCCGGTCGCGGAGCCGGTTCTGGCACTGGCGCGCGGTGTGGCAAAAATGGATGCGGTGGGGCAGCTGATTGCCGGTAATGAAGGCGAACGCCGCGATGGGCACAGTCAGGTCGAGAGCTTGCGGCAAATGTTGCTGGCGATGGTGGAAGATGTGCGCGTAGTATTGATCAAGCTGGCGGAACGCGCCTACACCTTGCGCGTGCTGACGCAAAGCGACGATGAAGCGGCGCGGCATCAGGTGGCGCGCGAAGTGCGCGAGTTGTTTGCGCCTCTGGCGAATCGTCTGGGGGTATGGCAAATCAAATGGGAAATGGAGGATCTGTCCTATCGCATTCTGGAGCCGGACAATTACAAGCGCATCGCGCGTCTGCTGGATGAAAAGCGGCTGGATCGCGAACGCTACATTGCGGATGTGGTGGATATCCTGCAGAAAGAGCTGGCTGCGGCGGGGATAGCGGCCGAAGTCACCGGACGCCCCAAGCATATTGTCAGCATCATCAACAAGATGAATCGCAAGCGGCTGGCGTTCGAGCAGCTGTACGACATTCGTGCAGTACGCATCCTGGTGCCGGAATTGAAGGACTGCTACACCGCATTGGGGATGATACATCACTTGTGGCAGCCGATTTCGGGCGAATTCGACGACTATATCGCCAATCCCAAGAGCAATGATTACCGCTCACTGCACACGGGCGTCATCGGTCCGGAAAACAAGGCGCTGGAAGTGCAGATACGCACCTTTGATATGCACCGTCATGCTGAACTGGGGGTGGCGGCGCACTGGCGTTACAAGGAAGGCGCGACCAAAGCGACGGGGGCCGAGGACAGAATCGCCTGGCTGCGGCAGATTCTGCAGTGGAAGGATGAGGTTGCCGACGGCCGCGAACTGGCGGAGCTGTTCAAGAACGAGTTGTTCCAGGATCGTATTTACGTGCTGACCCCGCAAGGGCGGGTGATCGATCTGGCTGCCGGTGCGAGTCCGGTGGACTTTGCCTATCATGTCCACTCCGATCTGGGACATCGTTGTCGCGGAGCGAAGGTGGACGGCGTCATTGTGCCGCTGAATACGCCGTTGAAAAATGGCCAGCGCGTCGAGATACTGACGGTGAAACAGGGTGCGCCCAGCCGCGACTGGCTGAATCCGGCACTGGGTTATCTGGTCACGCCGCGGGCGCGTGCCAAGGTACGGCACTGGTTCCGTTACCAGCATTTCGAGGAAAATGTTGCGCAGGGTCGGGATATATTGGATCGCGAAGTACGGCGGTTAGGCGTGTCCGACGTGAATCTGGACAAGCTGGCGGTCAAGCTGGGCGAGCCCAAAGGGGATGAGTTTCTGGCTGCGATCGGTCGCGGGGATATCAGTGCCCGTCAATTAGTGGATGCCATTCAGACGCAAATGGCGCCGCAGCCTGTATTGGAGCCGGTCAAACGCGGTCCGCGCCCGGCGGCGAAATCGAGCGGGCACGACATTCTGATTGAAGGGGTGGACAATCTGCCGGTGACGCTTGCGCGGTGCTGTCAGCCTGCGCCTCCCGCGGCGATTGTCGGTTATGCCACGCAGGGTCGCGGCGTGACCATTCATCGCCGCGACTGTCCTAATATGTTGCGTGTAGAAGGTGAGCGCAAGGCGCGGTTGCTTGCGGCGAGCTGGGGCGAGGAAAGCGAGCGTTTTGTTTGCGAAATTGCAGTGGAGGCGTTCGACCGGCATGGTTTGTTGCGCGATATCTCGGATATCTTTACCAAAGAGCATATGCCGGTAATCCGTGTTAATACAGATACCGCAGAAGGTATGGCGACTATGCATTTCCATTTGCATTTCACCAGTTTGCAACAGTTAAATCGTGCCTTGGCGCGTATCAAGCGATTATCCAACGTAGTTAATGCGGCACGGGTTAATTAA
- a CDS encoding DNA internalization-related competence protein ComEC/Rec2 — MRLAVLAFVAGVMCLQLQAALPDLAWAWGLPLLASAWGLPKEGAWRRVRGSVLLGFWFALGFFYTAGLAQQRLADALPSAWEGVDVAVVGVVAGLPVTTERGQRFGFDIERVLTPGAVVPQHVQLSTYRTGFNGKPLPDALTVHAAQRWQLTVRLRRPHATQNPHVMDMEAQWFAHDIRTLGMVRERSEHRLLTVQVAEPHYLVEAVREHIAARFDRVLADAPYAGVLKALAIGDQSAIPSAQWQLYQRTGITHLISISGLHVTMLSGLAFALCYALWRRSTRLTLWLPARRAAVLIGALAALAYVVLAGFGVPAQRTLYMLWVVAIALWTGRTLAPTRILAWALLVVVLIDPWAVLAAGFWLSFGAVAVLLFATGSRVGEQHWLREWWQTQWAVTLALAPILLLLFGQLSTVSPLANAFAIPLLSFLITPLALLGSFPGMDAPLHWAHALMAACVWLLQMLAHWPMWQQAEPGRWAVGLALLGALWWLMPRGFPARWLGAVWMLPALLVTVPQPVPGAIWISAIDVGQGLAVLVRTAHHALLFDAGPRYNSEADSGSRIIAPYLRGEGITRLDRLVLSHDDNDHTGGAASILGAMPVAAVMTSLPATHPVFDHYAQSILRCEAGQSWDWDGVHFAVLHPTAGSYADNAVKDNHRSCVLKLSSAGGSVLLPADIEAKDEIQLLATEPAALRANLLIAPHHGSRTSSIPEFIAAVQPAMTVFTVGYNNRFGHPRSDVVARYRDAGSQLFRSDADGLVNVRFTPDAVPEVSRWRRLQQHYWQDS, encoded by the coding sequence ATGCGCTTAGCCGTACTCGCGTTTGTGGCGGGGGTAATGTGCTTGCAGCTGCAAGCCGCGTTGCCTGATCTGGCCTGGGCATGGGGTTTGCCGTTGCTGGCTTCGGCATGGGGGTTGCCGAAAGAAGGCGCTTGGCGGCGGGTGCGCGGTTCGGTTTTGTTGGGATTCTGGTTCGCGCTGGGGTTTTTTTATACGGCGGGGCTGGCGCAACAGCGTCTGGCGGATGCCTTGCCATCGGCATGGGAGGGTGTGGATGTCGCAGTGGTGGGCGTGGTAGCGGGTTTGCCGGTGACGACTGAGCGCGGCCAGCGTTTCGGATTCGATATCGAACGGGTGCTGACACCGGGCGCAGTGGTGCCGCAGCATGTGCAACTGTCGACGTATCGTACCGGTTTCAACGGCAAGCCGCTACCCGATGCGCTGACAGTGCATGCTGCGCAGCGCTGGCAACTGACGGTGCGCCTGCGACGCCCGCATGCCACGCAGAATCCTCATGTGATGGATATGGAAGCGCAGTGGTTCGCGCATGACATACGCACTCTGGGAATGGTGCGCGAGCGGAGCGAACACCGGTTGCTGACAGTACAAGTTGCGGAACCGCACTATCTGGTCGAGGCCGTGCGAGAGCACATTGCCGCACGCTTTGATCGTGTATTGGCGGATGCGCCTTACGCCGGGGTGCTGAAGGCACTGGCGATCGGCGATCAGTCTGCTATTCCGTCTGCGCAATGGCAGCTTTATCAGCGTACCGGTATTACGCATTTAATCAGTATTTCAGGGCTGCATGTGACCATGCTGTCCGGTCTGGCCTTTGCATTGTGCTATGCGTTATGGCGGCGCAGTACACGATTGACGTTATGGCTGCCGGCACGGCGGGCAGCGGTGCTGATCGGCGCGCTGGCTGCGCTGGCTTATGTGGTGCTGGCGGGGTTCGGCGTGCCGGCGCAGCGTACGCTGTATATGTTGTGGGTGGTCGCGATTGCGTTATGGACAGGGCGCACTCTGGCACCGACGCGAATACTGGCCTGGGCGCTGCTGGTCGTGGTGCTGATCGATCCGTGGGCAGTGCTGGCGGCGGGATTCTGGCTGTCGTTCGGCGCGGTCGCGGTATTGCTGTTCGCCACCGGTTCGCGGGTGGGCGAACAGCATTGGCTGCGCGAGTGGTGGCAAACGCAGTGGGCCGTGACGCTGGCGCTGGCGCCGATATTGCTGTTGCTGTTCGGGCAACTGTCTACGGTATCGCCACTGGCGAATGCTTTCGCGATTCCGCTGCTGAGTTTTCTGATAACACCATTGGCGCTATTGGGCAGTTTCCCTGGCATGGATGCGCCGCTGCACTGGGCACATGCGTTGATGGCGGCATGCGTCTGGTTATTGCAAATGCTGGCGCACTGGCCGATGTGGCAGCAAGCGGAGCCGGGCCGCTGGGCAGTCGGATTGGCGTTGTTGGGCGCGTTATGGTGGCTTATGCCACGAGGATTTCCTGCACGCTGGCTGGGAGCGGTATGGATGCTGCCCGCATTGCTGGTAACTGTTCCGCAACCTGTGCCAGGGGCGATATGGATAAGTGCGATTGATGTGGGGCAGGGGCTGGCCGTGCTGGTGCGCACCGCGCATCATGCGCTGCTGTTCGATGCCGGACCGCGTTACAACAGCGAGGCGGATAGCGGCAGCCGGATAATCGCGCCTTATCTGCGCGGGGAAGGCATCACCCGTCTGGACAGGCTGGTGCTGTCGCATGACGACAATGATCATACGGGCGGCGCTGCATCGATACTGGGCGCAATGCCGGTTGCGGCTGTGATGACTTCATTGCCGGCTACGCATCCGGTCTTTGATCATTACGCCCAGTCGATATTGCGTTGTGAAGCGGGGCAGAGCTGGGATTGGGATGGCGTGCACTTTGCCGTACTGCATCCGACTGCGGGCAGTTATGCGGACAATGCAGTCAAGGACAATCATCGTAGCTGCGTGCTCAAGCTCAGTAGTGCGGGCGGTAGTGTATTATTGCCCGCGGATATAGAAGCGAAGGACGAAATTCAATTGCTGGCGACAGAGCCGGCAGCATTGCGCGCCAATTTGCTGATTGCCCCGCATCACGGCAGCCGAACCTCATCCATTCCGGAATTCATTGCTGCAGTGCAGCCGGCGATGACGGTGTTTACGGTGGGTTACAACAACCGTTTCGGACATCCGCGCAGCGATGTGGTGGCGCGTTATCGCGACGCGGGCAGTCAATTGTTTCGCTCCGATGCGGATGGTTTGGTGAATGTGCGTTTTACGCCAGATGCTGTGCCTGAGGTCAGCCGCTGGCGGCGGCTGCAACAGCATTATTGGCAGGATAGTTAG
- the uvrB gene encoding excinuclease ABC subunit UvrB has product MIVTFPNSPFRLHQPFLPAGDQPQAIEKLVEGINDGLAFQTLLGVTGSGKTYTMAHVIAQLGRPAMIMAPNKTLAAQLYAEMREFFPENSVEYFVSYYDYYQPEAYVPARDLFIEKDSSINEHIEQMRLSATKALLERKDSIIVATVSAIYGIGDPGDYHQMILHLRQGEKLSQRDAIQRLIAMQYDRNEYEFKRGVFRVRGDVLDIFPAESAEHAVRISLFDDEVESIRLFDPLTGHLLQKLPRFTVYPSSHYVTPRSTTLRAIEAIKLELREQLEEYYRENKLVEAQRLEQRTRFDLEMMNELGFCKGIENYSRHLSGRKPGEPPPTLIDYLPPQALMIIDESHVTIPQIGGMYKGDRARKENLVNYGFRLPSAMDNRPLRFDEFERIMRQTVFVSATPAEYEQQHQGQVVEQVVRPTGLVDPEIEVRPVATQVDDVLSEITKRVAVNERVLVTTLTKRMSEDLTDYLSEHGVKVRYLHSDVDTVERVEIIRDLRLGVFDVLVGINLLREGLDIPEVSLVAILDADKEGFLRSERSLIQTIGRAARNLHGRAILYADRITNSMRRAMDETERRRHKQVAYNLEHGITPRGVVKGIKDIIEGAYDMESAQANHKAARKLASYHAKDEKTLTRELKQVEKDMLTAAKNLEFERAAELRDELKHLKAVLFGADGTHEGD; this is encoded by the coding sequence GTGATTGTCACTTTTCCCAATAGTCCTTTTCGATTGCATCAACCTTTTTTACCGGCAGGCGATCAGCCGCAGGCCATAGAGAAGCTGGTAGAGGGGATCAACGACGGACTGGCGTTTCAGACTTTGCTCGGCGTGACCGGCTCCGGCAAGACCTACACGATGGCGCATGTCATCGCGCAATTGGGGCGGCCGGCGATGATCATGGCGCCGAACAAGACTCTGGCAGCGCAGCTGTATGCGGAAATGCGCGAGTTTTTTCCGGAGAATTCGGTCGAGTATTTCGTTTCCTACTACGATTACTATCAGCCCGAGGCATATGTGCCAGCGCGTGACCTGTTCATCGAGAAGGATTCCAGCATCAACGAGCATATCGAGCAGATGCGCCTGTCGGCAACCAAGGCGCTGCTGGAGCGCAAGGACAGCATCATCGTGGCGACGGTTTCCGCGATTTACGGTATCGGCGATCCGGGCGATTATCATCAGATGATTTTGCATCTGCGCCAGGGCGAGAAACTGTCGCAGCGCGATGCGATCCAGCGGTTGATTGCGATGCAATACGACAGGAACGAATACGAATTCAAACGCGGCGTGTTTCGCGTGCGCGGCGACGTACTGGATATTTTTCCGGCGGAGAGTGCCGAACATGCGGTGCGCATTTCGCTGTTTGACGACGAGGTGGAAAGCATCCGCCTGTTCGATCCGCTTACCGGCCATTTGTTGCAGAAACTGCCACGGTTCACCGTGTACCCGTCCAGCCATTATGTCACCCCGCGCAGCACCACCTTGCGGGCGATCGAGGCGATCAAGCTCGAATTGCGTGAACAACTGGAAGAATATTACCGCGAGAACAAGCTGGTCGAAGCGCAACGGCTGGAGCAGCGCACGCGATTCGATCTGGAGATGATGAACGAGCTGGGGTTCTGCAAAGGTATTGAAAATTACTCGCGGCATCTGTCCGGGCGCAAACCGGGCGAGCCGCCGCCGACGCTGATCGATTATCTGCCACCGCAGGCGCTGATGATCATCGACGAATCGCACGTCACCATCCCGCAGATCGGCGGCATGTACAAGGGTGACCGTGCACGCAAGGAAAATCTGGTCAATTACGGCTTTCGCCTGCCGTCGGCGATGGATAACCGCCCGCTGCGTTTCGATGAGTTCGAGCGCATCATGCGCCAGACGGTGTTCGTATCGGCGACGCCGGCCGAGTATGAACAGCAGCATCAGGGACAGGTGGTGGAGCAGGTAGTGCGCCCGACCGGTCTGGTCGATCCCGAGATCGAAGTGCGGCCGGTAGCGACTCAGGTGGATGACGTGCTCTCCGAAATCACCAAACGCGTCGCGGTTAACGAGCGCGTGCTGGTGACCACGCTGACCAAGCGCATGTCGGAAGACCTCACCGATTACTTGTCGGAACATGGGGTGAAGGTACGCTATCTGCATTCCGATGTGGATACGGTGGAGCGCGTCGAGATCATCCGCGATCTGCGGCTGGGCGTGTTTGACGTGCTGGTTGGCATCAATCTGCTGCGCGAGGGGCTGGATATCCCTGAAGTGTCGCTGGTCGCGATCCTGGATGCGGACAAGGAGGGTTTCCTGCGTTCGGAACGCTCGCTGATCCAGACCATCGGCCGGGCGGCGCGCAACTTGCATGGCCGTGCGATCCTGTACGCTGACCGCATTACCAACTCGATGCGGCGGGCGATGGATGAGACCGAACGCCGCCGCCATAAGCAAGTGGCATATAACCTTGAGCATGGCATCACGCCGCGCGGGGTGGTGAAAGGCATCAAGGATATCATCGAGGGCGCATATGATATGGAAAGCGCACAAGCCAACCATAAGGCGGCGCGAAAGCTGGCGAGCTATCATGCCAAGGATGAGAAGACGCTGACCCGCGAATTGAAGCAGGTGGAAAAAGACATGCTCACTGCCGCCAAAAATCTGGAGTTCGAGCGCGCAGCCGAATTGCGCGATGAGCTGAAGCATCTGAAAGCCGTGTTGTTTGGCGCAGACGGGACGCATGAAGGCGACTAA
- a CDS encoding pyridoxal phosphate-dependent aminotransferase, with product MELSNRVQAIKPSPTLAVTARAAKLKAEGKDIIGLGAGEPDFDTPEHIKVAAINAINSGFTKYTAVGGTPSLKQAVIAKFRRDNGLDYTAKQILVSCGGKQSFFNLVQALINPGDEVIIPAPYWVSYPDIVILAGGTPVIIEAGIAQGFKITPAQLQAAITPRTRLVVLNSPSNPSGAVYSLEELTALGAVLRNHPGIIIATDDMYEHIRLQDGPFSNILNACPDLYDRTMVLNGVSKAYAMTGWRIGYCAGPEKLITAMENVQSQSTSNPTSISQVAAEAALNGDQNCIVPMIAAFRERHEFVVANLNKIPGVNCLHAGGAFYAFPDVSNAIRRLHQAGKIAATTDIALSEFLLEKAGVAVVPGSAFGSEGYIRLSFATSMDNLKAALSRLQTWMA from the coding sequence TTGGAACTCTCAAATCGCGTTCAGGCCATCAAACCCTCACCTACCCTTGCTGTTACCGCACGCGCAGCAAAGCTCAAAGCTGAAGGCAAAGACATCATCGGCCTGGGTGCAGGCGAACCCGATTTCGACACCCCGGAGCATATTAAAGTTGCGGCGATCAATGCAATCAACAGCGGTTTCACCAAATACACCGCCGTGGGCGGTACGCCGTCGTTAAAACAGGCCGTCATCGCCAAATTCAGGCGCGATAACGGCCTGGACTATACCGCCAAACAAATTCTGGTGTCCTGCGGTGGCAAGCAAAGTTTCTTCAATCTGGTGCAGGCGCTGATTAATCCGGGTGATGAAGTGATAATCCCGGCACCATACTGGGTATCCTATCCCGACATCGTCATTCTTGCCGGCGGTACGCCGGTAATTATTGAAGCCGGCATCGCGCAAGGCTTCAAAATCACCCCGGCACAGTTGCAGGCCGCGATCACACCTCGCACTCGCCTGGTAGTGCTGAACAGCCCGAGCAATCCTAGCGGCGCCGTGTACAGCCTGGAAGAGCTGACGGCATTAGGTGCCGTGCTGCGCAATCATCCCGGCATCATCATTGCCACCGATGACATGTACGAACACATCCGCCTGCAGGATGGCCCGTTCAGCAATATACTCAACGCCTGCCCCGACCTCTATGACCGCACCATGGTGCTCAACGGCGTATCCAAAGCCTATGCGATGACCGGCTGGCGTATCGGCTATTGCGCAGGTCCGGAAAAACTCATTACCGCGATGGAAAATGTGCAATCGCAGTCGACTTCCAACCCTACCTCGATTTCGCAAGTGGCCGCCGAAGCAGCACTCAACGGCGATCAGAATTGCATCGTACCGATGATCGCCGCGTTCCGTGAGCGTCATGAATTCGTCGTCGCCAATCTGAACAAGATACCGGGCGTTAATTGCCTGCATGCCGGCGGCGCATTCTATGCCTTCCCGGATGTCAGCAATGCGATCCGGCGCCTGCATCAGGCAGGCAAAATCGCCGCGACCACCGACATCGCATTGAGCGAGTTTCTGCTGGAAAAAGCGGGCGTCGCAGTCGTGCCGGGTTCTGCATTCGGGAGCGAAGGTTATATTCGCCTGTCGTTCGCCACCTCGATGGACAATCTCAAAGCGGCATTGTCACGTCTACAGACCTGGATGGCCTAA
- a CDS encoding class I SAM-dependent methyltransferase — MTEVAFLSWTEADAVHTAIWRSENKMPAPKRVVIADDTMPADTAYRLACEGTTLLWRGDFQNARQLLQALARRIDRPPRKPKKPDSQAVSPTEAFNLHRRAQSLRARVLAMLLIPLDADYVIPLRRAPDVREACIEAYGTATAASVVSLRELQGLIGAHEWRKKGVAVPALGDRIHPYYGVFSPVRGEYADLVAKTPLPSTVLAFDIGTGTGVLAAILARRGVEHVVATDQDPRALACARDNIDRLGLNKRVEVIQADMFPAGRAPLIICNPPWIPARPNAAIEYAIYDPDSRMLRGFLNGLAAHLEPEGEGWLILSDFAEHLGLRSRNELLALIADAGLQVLERLDIKPHHPKSNDAADPLHSARAVEITSLWRLTARQDLSISDTTRSKQSKTTR; from the coding sequence ATGACTGAAGTCGCCTTCCTGAGCTGGACAGAGGCAGATGCCGTACACACGGCCATCTGGCGTTCGGAAAATAAAATGCCGGCACCCAAACGGGTAGTGATCGCTGACGACACCATGCCAGCCGATACTGCTTACCGGCTCGCCTGCGAGGGCACTACGTTGTTGTGGCGCGGCGATTTCCAGAATGCGCGTCAATTGCTGCAAGCATTGGCACGACGTATCGACCGACCGCCGCGTAAACCCAAAAAACCGGATAGTCAGGCAGTCTCCCCCACAGAGGCTTTCAATCTGCATCGTCGAGCACAATCGCTGCGCGCCCGCGTGCTGGCGATGCTGCTGATCCCGCTGGATGCCGATTACGTCATCCCGCTACGGCGCGCTCCGGACGTACGCGAAGCCTGCATTGAAGCCTACGGCACAGCGACTGCCGCTTCCGTTGTCTCGTTACGCGAACTGCAAGGTCTGATCGGCGCACACGAATGGCGCAAAAAGGGCGTGGCCGTCCCCGCGCTGGGCGATCGCATCCATCCATATTACGGGGTATTCTCGCCGGTACGTGGCGAGTATGCGGATCTGGTCGCAAAAACCCCGCTGCCTTCGACCGTGCTGGCATTCGACATCGGCACCGGCACCGGCGTGCTGGCAGCAATCCTCGCTCGTCGCGGAGTTGAACATGTTGTCGCCACCGATCAGGATCCGCGAGCTTTGGCCTGCGCCCGCGACAACATCGATCGGCTCGGCTTAAACAAGCGGGTAGAAGTCATCCAGGCAGACATGTTCCCGGCAGGACGCGCACCGTTGATAATCTGCAATCCGCCGTGGATACCGGCACGCCCCAATGCCGCGATTGAATACGCCATCTACGATCCGGATAGCCGCATGCTGCGCGGATTTCTCAACGGCTTGGCAGCACATCTTGAGCCAGAGGGGGAAGGCTGGCTGATACTTTCCGATTTTGCCGAACATCTCGGATTGCGCTCACGCAATGAACTGCTCGCGCTGATCGCCGATGCAGGACTGCAAGTATTGGAGCGTCTGGACATAAAGCCGCATCACCCCAAAAGCAACGATGCTGCCGACCCGCTGCACAGCGCGCGCGCAGTCGAGATTACCTCGTTATGGCGTCTCACCGCACGCCAGGACTTGAGCATATCCGATACAACCCGGAGCAAACAGTCCAAAACTACCAGATAA